A part of Pectinophora gossypiella chromosome Z, ilPecGoss1.1, whole genome shotgun sequence genomic DNA contains:
- the LOC126380261 gene encoding dynein axonemal intermediate chain 2-like — MDISFQYSKKRCEFGRQPLFCEQGPDMCDSIPTDIAEHKRYILRNPVHQLVQNTPAFSEMYINTIRAEYTVSGANHDEGGWPRDINIYDPEATQRYRRKVEKDDPYIHCVMMLAPGMEHYILQNNAVDMYRTYYAEMTQLPPVEVTSCRTCNQYRDPLQRPVSSISWRPKEPQQFSTCYVEMDYYRVPRKATVAFIWDVENATSPITMLHPANTLLDLIYNPRDENLLVGGLVTGQVAVYDARRGGGATSCCPPHVAHRDLVRKVLFIHSKTGMEFFSGSPDGACKWWDLRKLDEPTEEMILDVVKSSNDEQSMATSYGVSALEYEPTIPTRFMVGTENGLVLAGNRKGKTPMEKLPTKIPTHNGPVLSLQRNPSFPKNYLTVGDWTVRVWSEDCRESAVLWSPPLRYYYTSGVWSPTRLSLMLMTGADGKLSLWDLLRRQGEPVLTMQLGMAPLLTQAFHEQGSLLTIGNKIGTVYLVELSHHLVQTDKNDKHLLTAIFERESKRERILEARLREIRLKQRQAEEGTPQTSATDLDPTAGDRDLAEAGTDFMQQVKKELALM; from the exons ATGGACATCAGCTTCCAGTACTCGAAAAAGCGATGCGAGTTCGGGCGGCAGCCGCTGTTCTGCGAACAGGGGCCCGACATGTGCGACTCCATTCCCACAGACATCGCGGAGCACAAACGCTACATCCTGCGCAACCCGGTACACCAACTGGTACAGAACACGCCCGCCTTCTCCGAAATGTACATCAATACCATTCG GGCCGAGTACACGGTGTCCGGCGCCAACCACGACGAAGGGGGCTGGCCTCGTGACATCAATATCTACGATCCCGAGGCCACACAGCGATACCGCCGCAAAGTTGAAAAAGATGACCCCTACATACATTGTGTCATGATGCTAGCTCCG GGTATGGAGCACTACATTCTGCAGAACAACGCGGTCGACATGTACCGCACATATTACGCGGAGATGACGCAGCTACCGCCCGTAGAGGTGACGAGTTGCCGCACCTGCAATCAGTACCGCGACCCGCTGCAGCGGCCCGTGTCATCGATCAGCTGGCGGCCCAAGGAGCCGCAGCAGTTCTCCACCTGTTACGTGGAGATGGACTACTACCGCGTACCACGCAAGGCCACCGTAGCTTTTATCTGGGACGTGGAGAACGCGACCTCACCCATAACCATGCTGCATCCAGCCAACACGCTGCTGGACCTGATATACAATCCGCGCGATGAGAACTTGTTAGTGGGCGGGCTGGTCACCGGCCAGGTGGCAGTATATGACgcccggcgcggcggcggcgccaccTCCTGCTGCCCACCGCATGTGGCGCATCGAGATTTAGTACGCAAGGTCCTCTTCATCCACTCCAAGACTGGCATGGAGTTCTTCTCGGGAAGTCCGGACGGCGCGTGCAAATGGTGGGACTTGCGGAAACTCGACGAGCCCACAGAAGAGATGATCTTAGACGTAGTGAAATCGAGCAATGACGAGCAAAGCATGGCAACGTCATACGGCGTATCCGCACTCGAGTACGAGCCCACCATCCCCACGCGGTTCATGGTAGGCACCGAAAATGGCTTAGTGCTCGCTGGCAACCGCAAGGGAAAAACACCGATGGAAAAGCTTCCTACCAAG ATTCCGACGCACAACGGGCCAGTGCTGTCGTTGCAACGGAACCCATCGTTCCCGAAGAACTACCTGACGGTAGGCGACTGGACGGTGCGCGTGTGGAGCGAGGACTGCCGCGAATCCGCTGTGCTGTGGTCGCCGCCGCTGCGGTACTACTACACCAGCGGCGTCTGGAGCCCTACGCGGCTCTCGCTCATGCTAATGACCGGGGCTGACGGGAAATTGTCACTGTGGGACTTGCTGCGGCGACAAGGCGAGCCAGTCCTCACCATGCAGCTCGGCATGGCTCCACTTCTCACGCAGGCGTTCCACGAACAG GGCTCTCTCTTGACTATTGGCAACAAAATTGGCACCGTCTACCTCGTCGAACTCTCGCACCACCTCGTGCAAACCGACAAGAACGACAAGCATCTCCTCACTGCG ATTTTTGAGCGCGAGAGCAAACGCGAGCGCATCTTGGAGGCGCGATTGCGTGAGATCCGGCTGAAGCAGCGTCAGGCAGAGGAAGGCACTCCGCAGACCTCGGCCACGGACTTGGACCCCACGGCGGGAGACAGGGACCTAGCAGAGGCCGGCACTGACTTCATGCAGCAAGTCAAGAAGGAACTCGCCCTAATGTAG